Proteins encoded by one window of Sorex araneus isolate mSorAra2 chromosome 3, mSorAra2.pri, whole genome shotgun sequence:
- the RORC gene encoding nuclear receptor ROR-gamma isoform X2: MRTQIEVIPCKICGDKSSGIHYGVITCEGCKGFFRRSQHCNVAYACTRQQNCPIDRTSRNRCQHCRLQKCLALGMSRDAVKFGRMSKKQRDSLHAEVQKQLQQQQVSKPPAAPGQGDAPVPCALGPPNGQPRLGSSPDLPEASACPPGVLRAPGSGAPYSHCLVKVGLGGAPYHLEYSPERGKAEAREGLFGAASQLPPSACGLPFEAPAQQGRAPGTCCGAPEAPYASLTEIEHLVQNVCKSYRDTCQLRLEDLLRQRPNLFSREEVAGYQRQSMWEMWERCAHRLTEAIQYVVEFAKRLAGFMDLCQNDQIVLLKAGAMEVVLVRMSRAYNADNHTVFFEGKYGGMELFRALGCCELISSIFDFSQSLSALRFSEDEIALYTALVLINANRPGLQEKSKVEQLQYNLELAFHHHLCKTHRQGILAKLPPQGKLRSLCSQHMEKLQTFQHLHPIVVQAAFPPLYKELFSTESDASDGLTE; encoded by the exons ATGAGAA CCCAAATCGAAGTGATTCCATGCAAAATCTGTGGAGACAAGTCATCTGGGATCCACTACGGGGTTATCACCTGTGAGGGGTGCAAG GGCTTCTTCCGCCGGAGCCAGCACTGCAACGTGGCCTACGCGTGCACGCGCCAGCAGAACTGCCCCATCGACCGCACCAGCCGCAACCGCTGCCAGCACTGCCGCCTGCAGAAATGCCTGGCGCTGGGCATGTCCCGGGATG CTGTCAAGTTTGGCCGCATGTCCAAGAAGCAGAGGGACAGTCTGCACGCCGAGGTGCAGAAGCAGCTCCAGCAGCAGCAAGTGTCCAAACCCCCAGCCGCTCCTGGCCAGGGGGAcgcccctgtgccctgtgccctgggcCCCCCCAACGGCCAGCCGCGCCTGGGCTCCTCCCCTGACCTGCCGGAGGCTTCCGCCTGTCCCCCAGGTGTCCTGCGAGCACCGGGCTCTGGAGCCCCCTACTCGCATTGCTTGGTCAAGGTGGGGCTTGGCGGAGCCCCCTACCATCTGGAGTACAGCCCTGAGCGCGGCAAGGCCGAGGCCAGGGAGGGCCTATTCGGGGCGGCCAGCCAGCTGCCCCCCAGTGCGTGCGGACTGCCCTTCGAAgcgcccgcacagcagggccGCGCCCCCGGGACCTGCTGCGGCGCCCCCGAGGCGCCCTACGCATCGCTGACAGAGATCG AGCACTTGGTGCAAAACGTCTGTAAGTCCTACCGGGACACGTGCCAGCTGCGCCTGGAGGACCTGCTGCGCCAGCGGCCCAACCTCTTCTCCAGGGAGGAGGTCGCTGGCTACCAGCGGCAG TCCATGTGGGAGATGTGGGAGCGCTGCGCCCACCGGCTCACCGAGGCCATCCAGTACGTGGTGGAGTTCGCCAAGAGGCTCGCGGGCTTCATGGACCTCTGCCAGAACGACCAGATCGTGCTGCTCAAAGCAG gagcaATGGAAGTGGTGCTGGTCAGGATGAGCCGAGCCTACAACGCCGACAACCACACAGTCTTTTTCGAAGGCAAATATGGTGGCATGGAGCTGTTCCGAGCCTTGG GCTGCTGCGAGCTGATCAGCTCCATATTCGACTTCTCGCAGTCCCTGAGTGCCCTCCGCTTCTCTGAGGACGAGATCGCCCTCTACACAGCGCTGGTCCTCATCAACGCCA ACCGCCCAGGGCTCCAGGAGAAGAGCAAAGTGGAACAGCTGCAGTACAATCTGGAGCTGGCCTTTCACCATCATCTCTGCAAGACGCATCGTCAGGGCATCCTGGCAAAG CTGCCCCCCCAGGGGAAGCTCCGGAGCCTGTGCAGCCAACACATGGAGAAGCTGCAGACCTTCCAGCACCTTCACCCCATCGTGGTCCAGGCTGCCTTCCCACCTCTCTACAAGGAGCTCTTCAGCACTGAAAGCGACGCCTCGGACGGGCTGACCGAGTGA
- the LINGO4 gene encoding leucine-rich repeat and immunoglobulin-like domain-containing nogo receptor-interacting protein 4 — MAAAAALRLAWPPWPLLLLLLGANSSGGCPTLCDCSSQPRAVLCAHRRLEAVPGGLPLDTELLDLSGNRLWGLQRGMLSRLGQLQELDLSYNQLSTLEPGAFHGLQSLLSLKLQGNRLRIMAPGVFAGLSALTLLDLRLNQIVLFLDGAFRELGSLQQLEVGDNHLVFVAPGAFAGLAKLSSLTLERCNLSTVPGLALARLPELVALRLRELDIWRLPSGALRGLGQLEELEIHHWPSLEVLEPGSLMGLNLSILAITRCNLTTVPVQALHHLSFLRVLDLSQNPISAIPAHSLSPLVRLQELRLSGASLTSIAAHAFHGLTAFHLLDVADNALQTLEETAFPSPDKLVTLRLSGNPLTCDCRLLWLLRLRRHLDFGKSPPACAGPQHVQGKSLRDFSDILPPGHFTCQPALIRKSGPRWVAAEEGGQAIFSCSGDGDPAPTVSWRRPQGAWLGQAGRVRVLEDGTLEIRSVQLRDQGAYVCVVSNVAGNDSLKTWLEVIPVEPANGTLLDPNITMPGIPGPFFLDGRGVAMVLAVGFLPFLTSVTLCFGLIALWSKGKGRVKHHVTFDFVAPRPSGDKNSGGNRVTAKLF; from the coding sequence ATGGCAGCAGCTGCAGCCCTGAGGCTAGCCTGGCCCCCCTGGCCACTGCTTCTGCTCCTCCTGGGGGCCAACAGCAGTGGTGGCTGCCCCACGCTATGTGACTGCAGCTCCCAGCCCCGGGCAGTGCTCTGTGCCCACCGGCGCCTGGAGGCCGTCCCAGGGGGCCTCCCTCTGGACACTGAGCTCCTGGACCTCAGCGGGAACCGCCTGTGGGGCCTGCAGCGGGGCATGCTGTCTCGCCTGGGCCAGCTACAGGAGCTGGACCTCAGCTACAACCAGCTGTCCACTCTTGAGCCCGGGGCCTTCCATGGCCTGCAGAGCCTGCTCAGCCTCAAGCTGCAGGGCAACCGGCTGCGCATCATGGCGCCCGGGGTCTTCGCTGGCCTGTCCGCCCTCACACTGCTAGATCTGCGCCTCAACCAGATCGTCCTTTTCCTGGACGGGGCGTTCCGAGAGCTGGGCAGCCTCCAACAGCTGGAAGTGGGCGACAACCACCTGGTGTTTGTGGCCCCAGGAGCCTTTGCAGGACTGGCCAAACTCAGCAGCCTGACCCTCGAGCGGTGCAACCTCAGCACAgtgcctggcctggccctggcacGGCTGCCTGAGCTTGTGGCCCTCCGGCTGCGAGAGCTGGACATCTGGAGGCTGCCATCGGGGGCCCTCCGGGGGCTGGGCCAGCTAGAGGAGCTGGAGATCCACCACTGGCCATCTCTGGAGGTTCTGGAGCCGGGCAGCCTGATGGGCCTGAATCTCAGCATCCTGGCCATCACCCGTTGTAATCTGACCACAGTGCCCGTCCAGGCGCTGCACCACCTCAGCTTCCTCCGAGTGCTGGACCTGTCCCAGAACCCCATCTCGGCCATCCCCGCCCACAGCCTCAGTCCCTTGGTACGCCTCCAGGAGCTGCGCCTGTCAGGCGCCAGCCTCACCTCCATCGCGGCACACGCTTTCCATGGCTTGACAGCCTTCCACCTGCTGGACGTGGCAGACAACGCCTTGCAGACCCTGGAGGAAACGGCCTTCCCATCCCCAGACAAGCTCGTCACGCTCAGGCTGTCTGGAAACCCCCTGACCTGTGACTGCCGCCTTCTCTGGCTGCTCCGGCTGCGCCGGCACCTAGACTTCGGCAAGTCCCCCCCGGCCTGTGCGGGGCCGCAGCACGTCCAGGGGAAGAGCCTGAGGGACTTTTCCGACATCCTTCCCCCGGGCCACTTCACCTGCCAACCAGCCCTGATCCGAAAGTCAGGGCCGCGGTGGGTGGCGGCCGAGGAGGGTGGTCAGGCCATCTTCTCCTGCTCGGGCGACGGAGACCCGGCTCCCACAGTGTCCTGGCGGCGACCACAgggggcctggctggggcaggcCGGGAGAGTGAGGGTCCTGGAGGATGGCACGCTGGAGATCCGCTCTGTGCAGCTTCGGGACCAGGGGGCCTATGTCTGTGTAGTAAGCAATGTGGCTGGCAACGACTCTCTGAAGACCTGGCTAGAGGTCATCCCTGTGGAGCCAGCCAACGGCACGCTCCTGGACCCCAACATCACCATGCCAGGCATCCCTGGGCCCTTCTTCCTGGATGGCAGGGGTGTGGCCATGGTGCTGGCTGTTGGCTTCCTGCCCTTCCTCACCTCAGTCACCCTCTGCTTTGGCCTCATCGCCCTCTGGAGCAAGGGCAAAGGCCGGGTCAAACATCACGTGACCTTTGATTTTGTAGCACCTCGGCCCTCTGGGGATAAGAACTCTGGGGGCAACCGGGTCACTGCCAAGCTCTTCTGA
- the RORC gene encoding nuclear receptor ROR-gamma isoform X1, with product MDRAPQRQHRASQELLAAKKTHTSQIEVIPCKICGDKSSGIHYGVITCEGCKGFFRRSQHCNVAYACTRQQNCPIDRTSRNRCQHCRLQKCLALGMSRDAVKFGRMSKKQRDSLHAEVQKQLQQQQVSKPPAAPGQGDAPVPCALGPPNGQPRLGSSPDLPEASACPPGVLRAPGSGAPYSHCLVKVGLGGAPYHLEYSPERGKAEAREGLFGAASQLPPSACGLPFEAPAQQGRAPGTCCGAPEAPYASLTEIEHLVQNVCKSYRDTCQLRLEDLLRQRPNLFSREEVAGYQRQSMWEMWERCAHRLTEAIQYVVEFAKRLAGFMDLCQNDQIVLLKAGAMEVVLVRMSRAYNADNHTVFFEGKYGGMELFRALGCCELISSIFDFSQSLSALRFSEDEIALYTALVLINANRPGLQEKSKVEQLQYNLELAFHHHLCKTHRQGILAKLPPQGKLRSLCSQHMEKLQTFQHLHPIVVQAAFPPLYKELFSTESDASDGLTE from the exons ATGgacagggcccctcagaggcagCACAGAGCCTCGCAGG AGCTGCTGGCCGCAAAGAAGACCCACACCT CCCAAATCGAAGTGATTCCATGCAAAATCTGTGGAGACAAGTCATCTGGGATCCACTACGGGGTTATCACCTGTGAGGGGTGCAAG GGCTTCTTCCGCCGGAGCCAGCACTGCAACGTGGCCTACGCGTGCACGCGCCAGCAGAACTGCCCCATCGACCGCACCAGCCGCAACCGCTGCCAGCACTGCCGCCTGCAGAAATGCCTGGCGCTGGGCATGTCCCGGGATG CTGTCAAGTTTGGCCGCATGTCCAAGAAGCAGAGGGACAGTCTGCACGCCGAGGTGCAGAAGCAGCTCCAGCAGCAGCAAGTGTCCAAACCCCCAGCCGCTCCTGGCCAGGGGGAcgcccctgtgccctgtgccctgggcCCCCCCAACGGCCAGCCGCGCCTGGGCTCCTCCCCTGACCTGCCGGAGGCTTCCGCCTGTCCCCCAGGTGTCCTGCGAGCACCGGGCTCTGGAGCCCCCTACTCGCATTGCTTGGTCAAGGTGGGGCTTGGCGGAGCCCCCTACCATCTGGAGTACAGCCCTGAGCGCGGCAAGGCCGAGGCCAGGGAGGGCCTATTCGGGGCGGCCAGCCAGCTGCCCCCCAGTGCGTGCGGACTGCCCTTCGAAgcgcccgcacagcagggccGCGCCCCCGGGACCTGCTGCGGCGCCCCCGAGGCGCCCTACGCATCGCTGACAGAGATCG AGCACTTGGTGCAAAACGTCTGTAAGTCCTACCGGGACACGTGCCAGCTGCGCCTGGAGGACCTGCTGCGCCAGCGGCCCAACCTCTTCTCCAGGGAGGAGGTCGCTGGCTACCAGCGGCAG TCCATGTGGGAGATGTGGGAGCGCTGCGCCCACCGGCTCACCGAGGCCATCCAGTACGTGGTGGAGTTCGCCAAGAGGCTCGCGGGCTTCATGGACCTCTGCCAGAACGACCAGATCGTGCTGCTCAAAGCAG gagcaATGGAAGTGGTGCTGGTCAGGATGAGCCGAGCCTACAACGCCGACAACCACACAGTCTTTTTCGAAGGCAAATATGGTGGCATGGAGCTGTTCCGAGCCTTGG GCTGCTGCGAGCTGATCAGCTCCATATTCGACTTCTCGCAGTCCCTGAGTGCCCTCCGCTTCTCTGAGGACGAGATCGCCCTCTACACAGCGCTGGTCCTCATCAACGCCA ACCGCCCAGGGCTCCAGGAGAAGAGCAAAGTGGAACAGCTGCAGTACAATCTGGAGCTGGCCTTTCACCATCATCTCTGCAAGACGCATCGTCAGGGCATCCTGGCAAAG CTGCCCCCCCAGGGGAAGCTCCGGAGCCTGTGCAGCCAACACATGGAGAAGCTGCAGACCTTCCAGCACCTTCACCCCATCGTGGTCCAGGCTGCCTTCCCACCTCTCTACAAGGAGCTCTTCAGCACTGAAAGCGACGCCTCGGACGGGCTGACCGAGTGA